From Candidatus Eisenbacteria bacterium, a single genomic window includes:
- a CDS encoding glycosyltransferase family 2 protein, with protein sequence MSPHDVLVIVPAHNEVESLPATLAAIRRAAPAVDVLVVDDGSKDGTSEVARTHGVPVLSHAVNLGVGGALQSGFRYAVERGYAIGVQLDADGQHDPADLGALLAPLREGRCDVCIGSRYVARSGYRAPLARRLGMLLFSGVVRLALGRRISDTTSGYRAYSLAVMRVCEHDFPKDFPDAPLLISLARRGFRLQEVPVTMRERAAGQSFYTLGKKLYYPYKNLLASLMALLRRPA encoded by the coding sequence ATGAGCCCTCACGACGTGCTGGTGATCGTGCCCGCCCACAACGAGGTCGAGAGCCTTCCGGCGACGCTCGCGGCGATTCGCCGAGCCGCCCCGGCGGTCGACGTGCTGGTGGTCGACGATGGCTCCAAGGACGGCACCTCCGAGGTCGCTCGTACACACGGCGTGCCGGTGCTCTCGCACGCGGTCAATCTGGGGGTCGGCGGCGCGCTGCAGAGCGGATTCCGCTACGCGGTCGAGCGGGGCTACGCGATCGGCGTGCAGCTCGACGCCGACGGTCAGCACGATCCGGCCGATCTCGGCGCCCTGCTCGCGCCACTGCGGGAGGGCCGCTGCGATGTCTGCATCGGTTCGCGCTACGTCGCGCGCAGCGGGTACCGTGCGCCGCTCGCGCGGCGGCTCGGGATGCTGCTGTTCTCGGGCGTCGTGCGACTCGCGCTCGGGCGTCGCATCAGCGACACGACCTCGGGTTACCGCGCCTACTCGCTCGCGGTCATGCGGGTGTGCGAGCACGATTTCCCGAAGGACTTTCCCGACGCCCCGCTGCTGATCTCACTCGCGCGCCGCGGATTCCGGCTTCAGGAAGTGCCGGTCACGATGCGCGAGCGCGCGGCGGGACAGTCGTTCTACACGCTCGGCAAGAAGCTCTACTACCCGTACAAGAATCTGCTCGCATCCCTGATGGCGCTGCTGCGTCGTCCCGCCTGA
- a CDS encoding DUF2304 domain-containing protein, which produces MFLSRTQVIVALAAVGLALFVLDLVRRRKLSEEYSLLWVLATVVVAVLGFSTPLLRTITRALGILYEGSTVFAVGLAFATAGLLYLSVKMSRISFENHALTREVAFLRLAVQELRGDAAAARDRGNA; this is translated from the coding sequence ATGTTCCTGTCCCGCACCCAGGTCATCGTCGCGCTCGCGGCGGTCGGGCTCGCGCTTTTCGTGCTCGATCTGGTGCGCCGCCGCAAGCTGTCCGAGGAGTACTCGCTCCTCTGGGTGCTCGCCACGGTGGTGGTCGCGGTGCTCGGGTTCTCGACGCCGCTGCTGCGCACCATCACGCGAGCGCTCGGCATCCTCTACGAGGGCTCCACGGTGTTCGCGGTCGGGCTCGCGTTCGCGACCGCCGGCCTGCTCTACCTGTCGGTCAAGATGTCCCGCATCTCGTTCGAGAATCACGCGCTGACCCGCGAGGTCGCATTTCTGCGACTGGCGGTGCAGGAGCTGCGCGGTGACGCCGCGGCGGCGCGGGACCGGGGGAACGCGTGA
- a CDS encoding flippase-like domain-containing protein — translation MNRALQLTIGIAISAVCLWFSMRDVRPGEVIAALRQANALGFVSVVLLTVVGFWLRAFRWRWLLNTPQPVKIGSLFSATMIGFMANNVLPLRLGEFVRAWALGRTEKLSKSTVFATVVVERVVDMLTLIAIFGIAMLIHPIGSGSEAGSMVRKGATFMVLVSLGLTVFVVILERQPALAHAFVRFVTAPLPERLRDRAVGALGHFVEGLTLFRDLPRLLWVFLLSFVMFGVFVLCLTITMWAFDIHAEWYAGLVMLVITAIGIMVPAAPGYIGTMNIACMVGLKLFGVGPDKSVPFSWFYWAGQWLPVTVVGLWYLRREGLSLRSLGTADKGTT, via the coding sequence GTGAACCGCGCCCTGCAGCTGACGATCGGCATCGCGATCTCTGCGGTTTGCCTGTGGTTCTCGATGCGCGACGTGCGGCCCGGCGAGGTCATCGCGGCACTGCGTCAGGCCAATGCGCTCGGCTTCGTCTCGGTGGTGCTGCTGACCGTGGTCGGATTCTGGCTGCGCGCGTTTCGCTGGCGGTGGCTGCTCAATACGCCGCAGCCGGTCAAGATCGGCTCGCTGTTCAGCGCCACGATGATCGGTTTCATGGCGAACAACGTCCTGCCGTTGCGGCTCGGCGAGTTCGTTCGCGCGTGGGCGCTCGGACGCACCGAGAAGCTCTCGAAGAGCACGGTGTTCGCCACCGTGGTGGTGGAGCGGGTCGTCGACATGCTGACGCTGATCGCGATCTTCGGGATCGCGATGCTCATTCACCCGATCGGTTCCGGTAGCGAGGCGGGTTCGATGGTGCGCAAAGGCGCCACCTTCATGGTGCTGGTGTCGCTCGGGCTCACGGTGTTCGTGGTGATCCTCGAGCGCCAGCCCGCGCTCGCGCATGCATTCGTGCGGTTCGTGACCGCGCCGCTGCCGGAGCGGCTGCGCGATCGTGCGGTCGGGGCGCTCGGACACTTCGTCGAGGGACTGACGCTGTTCCGCGATCTGCCGCGCCTGTTATGGGTGTTCCTGCTGTCGTTCGTGATGTTCGGGGTGTTCGTGCTGTGCCTGACCATCACGATGTGGGCGTTCGACATTCACGCCGAATGGTACGCGGGCCTCGTGATGCTGGTGATCACGGCGATCGGCATCATGGTGCCGGCCGCCCCGGGTTACATCGGCACCATGAACATCGCGTGCATGGTCGGCCTCAAGCTGTTCGGAGTCGGACCCGACAAGTCGGTCCCGTTTTCGTGGTTCTACTGGGCCGGGCAGTGGCTGCCGGTCACGGTGGTGGGGCTGTGGTACCTGCGGCGCGAAGGCCTGTCGCTGCGCTCGCTCGGAACCGCGGACAAGGGCACGACGTGA
- a CDS encoding lipopolysaccharide biosynthesis protein: MKPGEIAHSVTRGAFYLAIEKLVALVSGILYFALLLRWLGPTKYGIMTLALSFAGLATMVNGNAEVYLERFAAEYQTNDRLGSLRRAHLLALFLKSVLGAFAALLLVLLAPWLARHFEMPELAVLLPPLAALVLADGCATTARATLFGLQQFRWVSGLAIVFHVAKTVMVGSLWWMRQGLEGLAVGLAVLSVVQALGASLVPLALLAGKRDHDGAVPGIRELWRSMIGYCAPLLGARATFMSGQNLGKVVLGKLFDAESLGYFSFAFQTVERFVEVIYVLPSSLLPSLTKLVARQERERLRWIFDQAFRLIQITAVVLALGLWLFAHEVTLFVGSPLFEKAVPLLRILCLVPIARTAQQPLTMLFQAMRKPGTVLWLALLKFGIEFGCYFTLIPLVGLAGAGWANLLGAVAAYLAALAATRRLLPEGASDRQQAMMRSAGLVFATLALGLVVQLAIPGWPGLGVRIVLFVALLPAAFALGLVTRYDLDKLASVPVRPAWLHRLRGEAVGAAHRMALALEPRSSR; encoded by the coding sequence GTGAAGCCCGGCGAGATCGCACACAGCGTGACGCGCGGGGCGTTCTACCTCGCGATCGAGAAGCTGGTGGCGCTGGTCTCGGGGATCCTCTACTTCGCGCTGCTGCTCCGCTGGTTGGGCCCCACCAAGTACGGAATCATGACGCTGGCGCTGTCGTTCGCGGGTCTCGCGACCATGGTGAACGGCAACGCCGAGGTCTACCTCGAGCGATTTGCCGCCGAGTACCAGACCAACGATCGGCTCGGCAGCCTGCGGCGGGCGCATCTGCTCGCGCTGTTTCTGAAGTCCGTTCTCGGCGCGTTTGCGGCGCTGCTGCTGGTGTTGCTCGCGCCGTGGCTGGCGCGCCATTTCGAGATGCCGGAGCTGGCGGTGCTGCTGCCGCCGCTGGCGGCGCTGGTGCTGGCGGACGGCTGCGCCACCACCGCACGCGCGACGCTGTTCGGGCTCCAGCAGTTCCGCTGGGTGAGCGGGCTCGCGATCGTGTTCCACGTCGCGAAGACGGTGATGGTGGGGTCGCTGTGGTGGATGCGTCAGGGGCTCGAGGGACTCGCGGTCGGACTCGCGGTGCTGTCGGTGGTCCAGGCGCTGGGTGCGAGCCTGGTGCCGCTCGCGCTGCTGGCCGGCAAGCGCGACCACGACGGCGCGGTGCCCGGCATTCGCGAGTTGTGGCGTTCGATGATCGGCTACTGCGCGCCGCTGCTGGGGGCGCGCGCCACGTTCATGTCGGGGCAGAATCTCGGCAAGGTGGTGCTCGGAAAATTGTTCGACGCCGAAAGCCTCGGCTACTTCTCGTTCGCGTTCCAGACCGTCGAGCGTTTCGTCGAGGTCATTTACGTACTGCCGTCCTCACTCCTGCCGTCGCTCACGAAGTTGGTGGCGCGCCAGGAGCGCGAGCGGTTGCGGTGGATCTTCGATCAGGCATTCCGGCTCATCCAGATCACCGCCGTGGTGCTGGCGCTCGGGTTGTGGTTGTTCGCGCACGAAGTGACGTTGTTCGTCGGCAGCCCGCTGTTCGAAAAGGCGGTGCCGCTGCTGCGCATCCTGTGTCTGGTGCCGATCGCGCGCACCGCGCAGCAGCCGCTCACCATGCTGTTCCAGGCGATGCGAAAGCCCGGCACCGTGCTGTGGCTGGCGCTGCTCAAGTTCGGCATCGAGTTCGGATGCTATTTCACACTCATCCCGCTGGTCGGACTGGCCGGCGCCGGATGGGCCAATCTGCTCGGTGCGGTGGCCGCCTACCTCGCGGCGCTGGCGGCGACGCGCCGGCTGCTGCCCGAAGGGGCGTCGGATCGCCAGCAGGCGATGATGCGCTCCGCCGGGCTGGTGTTCGCGACCCTGGCGCTCGGTCTGGTGGTGCAGCTCGCGATTCCCGGCTGGCCGGGCCTCGGCGTGCGCATCGTGCTGTTCGTCGCGCTGCTGCCGGCCGCGTTCGCTCTCGGGCTCGTGACCCGATACGATCTCGACAAACTCGCTTCCGTTCCGGTGCGTCCCGCGTGGCTCCATCGCCTGCGCGGCGAGGCAGTCGGGGCGGCACATCGCATGGCCCTCGCGCTGGAGCCCCGATCCTCCCGATGA